A genomic window from Vitis riparia cultivar Riparia Gloire de Montpellier isolate 1030 chromosome 18, EGFV_Vit.rip_1.0, whole genome shotgun sequence includes:
- the LOC117907008 gene encoding uncharacterized protein LOC117907008 isoform X2 — translation MVEMPKMRKKGTISEEDVSALLQRYTPTAVLALLQEVAQLPDVKIDWNALVNKTSTGISNAREYQMLWRHLAYGHALLEKLEDGAQPLDDDSDLEYDLEAFPSISTEASAEATACVKVLIASSLPSDSSLPNSSMVEAPLTINIPCGQSSRAPPEYSRLSGSMQGTNITIPVSVQKSEGFDANGSTSGSLPARKKRKPWSPAEDKELIAAVQKCGEGNWANILKGDFKGDRSASQLSQRWTIIRKKHKNLNVGGANSNGSQLSEAQLAARHAMSLALDMPVKNLTTSSSIGTNPNATSSNSAFPATPAEALPAGTNISQAQQLSQQGPVSTLSQMGSLGSAPKSRATSKKTSAKSTFNSQSMLKATAVAAGARIATPSAAASLLKDAQSRNAVHIMPGVSTLIKSSVAGGANPLPANHLGAHPNVHYKCAGPPTTSLSTYSAVAPSVSRTGSAKPAAPGGQLAPSPSATSVNISSEQTNAATTSLAVEYPAKQETKTSEETKVPISGNVPKAKVLEDQACVSSNTASEQVQEDQATLSNTEVVLKNQEAMVSDTKCLLKTETAENDQATIISGEVAESQNVNDNKIMDFPVAGECENQSVANENSGNQNANEKQTDLPNTATDCGEKSDEVLYKATAGEI, via the exons ATGGTTGAGATGCCAAAGATGCGCAAAAAGGGCACAATCAGTGAAGAAGACGTCTCCGCTCTATTGCAAAG GTATACGCCGACTGCGGTGCTAGCACTGCTTCAAGAAGTGGCACAGTTACCGGATGTGAAGATCGATTGGAATGCGTTGGTGAATAAGACTTCAACTGGGATTTCTAATGCCAGAGAGTATCAGATGCTCTGGCGCCATTTGGCCTATGGCCACGCATTGCTCGAAAAATTGGAAGATGGGGCTCAGCCGTTG GATGATGATAGTGACTTGGAATATGATTTAGAAGCTTTCCCCAGCATTAGTACTGAAGCTTCAGCAGAGGCTACTGCATGTGTGAAA GTACTGATTGCTTCCAGTTTACCAAGTGATTCCAGTCTCCCAAACAGCTCAATGGTTGAGGCTCCATTGACTATAAATATACCCTGTGGCCAGTCATCCAGAGCTCCTCCAGAATATTCTCGACTTTCTGGTTCCATGCAAGGGACAAACATCACTATTCCAGTTTCCGTTCAAAAATCTGAAGGATTTGATGCGAATGGATCAACAAGTGGCAGTCTTCCAGCTCGAAAGAAACGAAAACCATGGTCACCAGCAGAGGATAAGGAACTGATTGCTGCTGTACAAAAATGTGGTGAAGGGAATTGGGCAAATATCTTGAAAGGGGACTTCAAGGGGGATAGATCTGCTTCACAGCTATCTCAG AGGTGGACCATTATCAGGAAGAAGCACAAAAACTTGAATGTGGGTGGAGCTAACTCAAACGGCTCACAGCTCTCTGAGGCGCAGTTGGCTGCTCGTCATGCAATGTCCCTGGCCCTTGATATGCCAGTGAAAAACTTAACGACGTCTTCTTCAATTG GAACAAATCCAAATGCTACATCCAGTAACTCAGCTTTTCCTGCTACCCCTGCTGAAGCTTTGCCGGCTGGCACCAATATTTCACAAGCCCAACAACTGTCTCAACAAGGCCCCGTGTCAACTTTATCTCAAATGGGATCATTGGGTTCTGCACCAAAATCCCGGGCAACCTCAAAAAAAACATCAGCAAAGTCTACTTTCAACTCACAATCTATGCTAAAAGCTACTGCAGTTGCTGCTGGGGCCCGCATTGCTACCCCATCAGCTGCTGCATCACTGCTAAAAGATGCACAATCAAGGAATGCTGTCCATATCATGCCTGGAGTGAGTACATTAATCAAATCATCTGTTGCTGGTGGTGCAAACCCATTACCTGCCAACCACTTGGGAGCTCATCCTAATGTACACTACAAGTGTGCTGGCCCACCAACTACATCACTTTCTACCTATTCTGCTGTTGCACCAAGTGTGTCACGAACTGGTTCTGCAAAACCTGCAGCACCAGGTGGTCAGCTTGCTCCATCCCCTTCTGCCACATCTGTAAATATTTCTTCTGAACAAACTAATGCAGCCACCACTAGTCTGGCTGTTGAATATCCAGCGAAGCAGGAGACTAAAACTAGTGAAGAGACAAAAGTTCCTATCTCAGGCAATGTACCAAAAGCAAAAGTCCTAGAAGATCAAGCTTGTGTCTCAAGCAACACTGCAAGTGAGCAAGTTCAGGAAGATCAAGCAACTTTGTCAAACACAGAAGTAGTTCTCAAAAATCAAGAAGCTATGGTTTCAGATACTAAATGTTTGTTAAAGACAGAAACAGCTGAGAATGATCAAGCCACTATTATCAGTGGTGAGGTTGCTGAAAGCCAAAATGTGAATGATAATAAGATAATGGATTTTCCAGTTGCAGGAGAATGTGAGAATCAATCTGTGGCTAACGAGAATTCAGGGAACCAAAACGCGAATGAGAAACAGACAGATTTACCAAACACAGCAACAGATTGTGGTGAGAAATCGGATGAGGTTCTATACAAAGCAACAGCTGGAGAGATAtag
- the LOC117907008 gene encoding uncharacterized protein LOC117907008 isoform X3: MVEMPKMRKKGTISEEDVSALLQRYTPTAVLALLQEVAQLPDVKIDWNALVNKTSTGISNAREYQMLWRHLAYGHALLEKLEDGAQPLDDDSDLEYDLEAFPSISTEASAEATACVKRWTIIRKKHKNLNVGGANSNGSQLSEAQLAARHAMSLALDMPVKNLTTSSSIAGTNPNATSSNSAFPATPAEALPAGTNISQAQQLSQQGPVSTLSQMGSLGSAPKSRATSKKTSAKSTFNSQSMLKATAVAAGARIATPSAAASLLKDAQSRNAVHIMPGVSTLIKSSVAGGANPLPANHLGAHPNVHYKCAGPPTTSLSTYSAVAPSVSRTGSAKPAAPGGQLAPSPSATSVNISSEQTNAATTSLAVEYPAKQETKTSEETKVPISGNVPKAKVLEDQACVSSNTASEQVQEDQATLSNTEVVLKNQEAMVSDTKCLLKTETAENDQATIISGEVAESQNVNDNKIMDFPVAGECENQSVANENSGNQNANEKQTDLPNTATDCGEKSDEVLYKATAGEI; encoded by the exons ATGGTTGAGATGCCAAAGATGCGCAAAAAGGGCACAATCAGTGAAGAAGACGTCTCCGCTCTATTGCAAAG GTATACGCCGACTGCGGTGCTAGCACTGCTTCAAGAAGTGGCACAGTTACCGGATGTGAAGATCGATTGGAATGCGTTGGTGAATAAGACTTCAACTGGGATTTCTAATGCCAGAGAGTATCAGATGCTCTGGCGCCATTTGGCCTATGGCCACGCATTGCTCGAAAAATTGGAAGATGGGGCTCAGCCGTTG GATGATGATAGTGACTTGGAATATGATTTAGAAGCTTTCCCCAGCATTAGTACTGAAGCTTCAGCAGAGGCTACTGCATGTGTGAAA AGGTGGACCATTATCAGGAAGAAGCACAAAAACTTGAATGTGGGTGGAGCTAACTCAAACGGCTCACAGCTCTCTGAGGCGCAGTTGGCTGCTCGTCATGCAATGTCCCTGGCCCTTGATATGCCAGTGAAAAACTTAACGACGTCTTCTTCAATTG CAGGAACAAATCCAAATGCTACATCCAGTAACTCAGCTTTTCCTGCTACCCCTGCTGAAGCTTTGCCGGCTGGCACCAATATTTCACAAGCCCAACAACTGTCTCAACAAGGCCCCGTGTCAACTTTATCTCAAATGGGATCATTGGGTTCTGCACCAAAATCCCGGGCAACCTCAAAAAAAACATCAGCAAAGTCTACTTTCAACTCACAATCTATGCTAAAAGCTACTGCAGTTGCTGCTGGGGCCCGCATTGCTACCCCATCAGCTGCTGCATCACTGCTAAAAGATGCACAATCAAGGAATGCTGTCCATATCATGCCTGGAGTGAGTACATTAATCAAATCATCTGTTGCTGGTGGTGCAAACCCATTACCTGCCAACCACTTGGGAGCTCATCCTAATGTACACTACAAGTGTGCTGGCCCACCAACTACATCACTTTCTACCTATTCTGCTGTTGCACCAAGTGTGTCACGAACTGGTTCTGCAAAACCTGCAGCACCAGGTGGTCAGCTTGCTCCATCCCCTTCTGCCACATCTGTAAATATTTCTTCTGAACAAACTAATGCAGCCACCACTAGTCTGGCTGTTGAATATCCAGCGAAGCAGGAGACTAAAACTAGTGAAGAGACAAAAGTTCCTATCTCAGGCAATGTACCAAAAGCAAAAGTCCTAGAAGATCAAGCTTGTGTCTCAAGCAACACTGCAAGTGAGCAAGTTCAGGAAGATCAAGCAACTTTGTCAAACACAGAAGTAGTTCTCAAAAATCAAGAAGCTATGGTTTCAGATACTAAATGTTTGTTAAAGACAGAAACAGCTGAGAATGATCAAGCCACTATTATCAGTGGTGAGGTTGCTGAAAGCCAAAATGTGAATGATAATAAGATAATGGATTTTCCAGTTGCAGGAGAATGTGAGAATCAATCTGTGGCTAACGAGAATTCAGGGAACCAAAACGCGAATGAGAAACAGACAGATTTACCAAACACAGCAACAGATTGTGGTGAGAAATCGGATGAGGTTCTATACAAAGCAACAGCTGGAGAGATAtag
- the LOC117907008 gene encoding uncharacterized protein LOC117907008 isoform X1, with translation MVEMPKMRKKGTISEEDVSALLQRYTPTAVLALLQEVAQLPDVKIDWNALVNKTSTGISNAREYQMLWRHLAYGHALLEKLEDGAQPLDDDSDLEYDLEAFPSISTEASAEATACVKVLIASSLPSDSSLPNSSMVEAPLTINIPCGQSSRAPPEYSRLSGSMQGTNITIPVSVQKSEGFDANGSTSGSLPARKKRKPWSPAEDKELIAAVQKCGEGNWANILKGDFKGDRSASQLSQRWTIIRKKHKNLNVGGANSNGSQLSEAQLAARHAMSLALDMPVKNLTTSSSIAGTNPNATSSNSAFPATPAEALPAGTNISQAQQLSQQGPVSTLSQMGSLGSAPKSRATSKKTSAKSTFNSQSMLKATAVAAGARIATPSAAASLLKDAQSRNAVHIMPGVSTLIKSSVAGGANPLPANHLGAHPNVHYKCAGPPTTSLSTYSAVAPSVSRTGSAKPAAPGGQLAPSPSATSVNISSEQTNAATTSLAVEYPAKQETKTSEETKVPISGNVPKAKVLEDQACVSSNTASEQVQEDQATLSNTEVVLKNQEAMVSDTKCLLKTETAENDQATIISGEVAESQNVNDNKIMDFPVAGECENQSVANENSGNQNANEKQTDLPNTATDCGEKSDEVLYKATAGEI, from the exons ATGGTTGAGATGCCAAAGATGCGCAAAAAGGGCACAATCAGTGAAGAAGACGTCTCCGCTCTATTGCAAAG GTATACGCCGACTGCGGTGCTAGCACTGCTTCAAGAAGTGGCACAGTTACCGGATGTGAAGATCGATTGGAATGCGTTGGTGAATAAGACTTCAACTGGGATTTCTAATGCCAGAGAGTATCAGATGCTCTGGCGCCATTTGGCCTATGGCCACGCATTGCTCGAAAAATTGGAAGATGGGGCTCAGCCGTTG GATGATGATAGTGACTTGGAATATGATTTAGAAGCTTTCCCCAGCATTAGTACTGAAGCTTCAGCAGAGGCTACTGCATGTGTGAAA GTACTGATTGCTTCCAGTTTACCAAGTGATTCCAGTCTCCCAAACAGCTCAATGGTTGAGGCTCCATTGACTATAAATATACCCTGTGGCCAGTCATCCAGAGCTCCTCCAGAATATTCTCGACTTTCTGGTTCCATGCAAGGGACAAACATCACTATTCCAGTTTCCGTTCAAAAATCTGAAGGATTTGATGCGAATGGATCAACAAGTGGCAGTCTTCCAGCTCGAAAGAAACGAAAACCATGGTCACCAGCAGAGGATAAGGAACTGATTGCTGCTGTACAAAAATGTGGTGAAGGGAATTGGGCAAATATCTTGAAAGGGGACTTCAAGGGGGATAGATCTGCTTCACAGCTATCTCAG AGGTGGACCATTATCAGGAAGAAGCACAAAAACTTGAATGTGGGTGGAGCTAACTCAAACGGCTCACAGCTCTCTGAGGCGCAGTTGGCTGCTCGTCATGCAATGTCCCTGGCCCTTGATATGCCAGTGAAAAACTTAACGACGTCTTCTTCAATTG CAGGAACAAATCCAAATGCTACATCCAGTAACTCAGCTTTTCCTGCTACCCCTGCTGAAGCTTTGCCGGCTGGCACCAATATTTCACAAGCCCAACAACTGTCTCAACAAGGCCCCGTGTCAACTTTATCTCAAATGGGATCATTGGGTTCTGCACCAAAATCCCGGGCAACCTCAAAAAAAACATCAGCAAAGTCTACTTTCAACTCACAATCTATGCTAAAAGCTACTGCAGTTGCTGCTGGGGCCCGCATTGCTACCCCATCAGCTGCTGCATCACTGCTAAAAGATGCACAATCAAGGAATGCTGTCCATATCATGCCTGGAGTGAGTACATTAATCAAATCATCTGTTGCTGGTGGTGCAAACCCATTACCTGCCAACCACTTGGGAGCTCATCCTAATGTACACTACAAGTGTGCTGGCCCACCAACTACATCACTTTCTACCTATTCTGCTGTTGCACCAAGTGTGTCACGAACTGGTTCTGCAAAACCTGCAGCACCAGGTGGTCAGCTTGCTCCATCCCCTTCTGCCACATCTGTAAATATTTCTTCTGAACAAACTAATGCAGCCACCACTAGTCTGGCTGTTGAATATCCAGCGAAGCAGGAGACTAAAACTAGTGAAGAGACAAAAGTTCCTATCTCAGGCAATGTACCAAAAGCAAAAGTCCTAGAAGATCAAGCTTGTGTCTCAAGCAACACTGCAAGTGAGCAAGTTCAGGAAGATCAAGCAACTTTGTCAAACACAGAAGTAGTTCTCAAAAATCAAGAAGCTATGGTTTCAGATACTAAATGTTTGTTAAAGACAGAAACAGCTGAGAATGATCAAGCCACTATTATCAGTGGTGAGGTTGCTGAAAGCCAAAATGTGAATGATAATAAGATAATGGATTTTCCAGTTGCAGGAGAATGTGAGAATCAATCTGTGGCTAACGAGAATTCAGGGAACCAAAACGCGAATGAGAAACAGACAGATTTACCAAACACAGCAACAGATTGTGGTGAGAAATCGGATGAGGTTCTATACAAAGCAACAGCTGGAGAGATAtag